One genomic segment of Nitrospiria bacterium includes these proteins:
- the gspE gene encoding type II secretion system ATPase GspE, with product MPLPQQKRKMLGEMLIAEGLISREQLERALSEQKLHGGRIGTIFRSMGFVTEEDIIKVLGKQMGIQPVTLSSIIIDPDVVKIIPETMARRHQVIPVFKKDRILTLAMVDPLNVFAIDDLRRATGMEIQPVVSSESEVMKAIDRFYSATSTMEEAAKEADIQGYGVMPEEQVIDLQRIGDDTPMIKLVNTMIAQAVREGASDIHIEPDAEVLRIRYRVDGMLREVMTPPRNLQAGVVSRIKIMADLDIAEKRVPQDGRIQMKVGEKDVDIRLSTLPTIFGEKLVMRLLDKGSILLGLEEMGFSADNLKKFEKMIRRPYGLLLVTGPTGSGKTTTLYAALNRINSIEKNVITIEDPVEYQLKYINQVQVNSKVGITFANGLRSILRQDPNVIMVGEIRDTETVSIAIQAALTGHLVFSTLHTNDAAGAMARLLDMGAEPFLVASSLIGVMAQRLVRKVCAHCKGPFTPTPDLVKSLNLEKLLDGRKEIHLVKGSGCQQCRNTGYLGRAGIYELLPVDEAIRNLIVAKASSGTIRNQAVQSGFVGLRLQGLAAAVRGLTTLEEVLRVTQEIEA from the coding sequence ATGCCGTTACCGCAACAGAAACGGAAAATGCTGGGGGAAATGCTGATCGCGGAAGGGTTGATCAGCCGCGAACAGCTTGAGCGCGCGCTCAGCGAACAGAAACTCCACGGCGGCCGGATCGGGACCATCTTCCGGAGCATGGGTTTCGTCACCGAGGAAGACATCATCAAAGTGCTCGGGAAGCAGATGGGCATCCAGCCGGTGACGCTTTCCAGCATCATCATTGATCCGGATGTCGTCAAGATTATTCCGGAAACGATGGCCCGTCGCCATCAAGTCATCCCGGTCTTCAAAAAGGACCGGATTCTCACCCTCGCCATGGTCGATCCGCTCAACGTCTTTGCCATCGACGACCTCCGCCGGGCGACCGGCATGGAGATCCAGCCGGTTGTGAGTTCGGAATCCGAGGTGATGAAGGCCATTGATCGTTTCTACAGCGCCACCTCGACCATGGAAGAGGCGGCGAAGGAGGCCGATATCCAGGGATACGGCGTGATGCCGGAAGAGCAGGTGATCGATCTCCAGCGCATCGGGGACGATACGCCGATGATCAAGCTGGTGAACACCATGATCGCCCAGGCCGTCCGGGAAGGCGCGAGTGATATTCATATCGAACCGGACGCCGAGGTGCTGCGCATCCGCTATCGGGTCGACGGGATGCTCCGGGAGGTAATGACCCCGCCGCGGAACCTTCAAGCGGGCGTCGTTTCCCGCATCAAGATCATGGCCGATCTGGACATCGCCGAGAAGCGGGTTCCACAGGACGGCCGGATTCAGATGAAGGTGGGCGAAAAGGACGTGGACATCCGACTGTCCACACTCCCCACGATCTTCGGCGAAAAGCTCGTGATGCGGCTCCTCGACAAGGGGAGCATCCTTCTCGGCCTGGAAGAGATGGGGTTTTCGGCGGACAATTTGAAAAAGTTCGAAAAAATGATCCGTCGGCCGTACGGCCTGTTGCTCGTCACCGGTCCGACGGGGAGCGGGAAGACCACCACGCTCTACGCCGCGTTGAACCGCATCAATTCCATCGAAAAGAATGTGATCACGATCGAGGACCCCGTTGAATATCAACTCAAGTACATCAACCAGGTCCAGGTGAATTCCAAGGTGGGCATCACGTTCGCCAACGGCCTGCGCTCCATTCTGCGGCAGGACCCCAACGTGATCATGGTGGGCGAGATCCGGGACACCGAAACGGTCTCGATCGCGATCCAGGCGGCCCTGACGGGCCATCTGGTTTTCTCAACGCTGCACACCAACGACGCGGCGGGCGCCATGGCCCGGCTTCTGGACATGGGCGCCGAGCCGTTTCTGGTGGCCTCGTCCTTGATCGGAGTCATGGCCCAGCGGCTGGTTCGAAAGGTCTGCGCCCATTGCAAGGGTCCGTTCACGCCGACTCCGGATCTGGTCAAAAGCCTGAACCTGGAGAAGCTCCTCGACGGACGAAAGGAGATCCATCTCGTCAAGGGAAGCGGATGCCAGCAATGCCGGAATACCGGCTATTTGGGCCGGGCCGGCATCTATGAGCTGCTTCCCGTCGATGAGGCGATTCGAAACCTGATTGTCGCCAAGGCCTCTTCCGGCACGATCCGCAATCAAGCGGTCCAGTCCGGGTTCGTCGGGTTGCGTCTGCAAGGACTGGCCGCCGCCGTCAGAGGCCTTACGACGCTGGAGGAAGTCTTGCGCGTCACTCAAGAAATCGAGGCGTAG
- a CDS encoding type II secretion system F family protein yields MPVFQYRARDKYGSLSTGTIETSSRDAVATQLDHLGYHPVSIEEMRKKLGVADVLDRFTRVSPEALIIFSRQLATLISAGLPFMSSFDALIEQTENKRLKDVIVQVRKDVEGGSSFSDALAKHPSVFSNLYVSMIRAGETGGVLDEILQRLATLAEHEATTRARIKAATRYPKIVIGALVIAFIILLQFVIPRFAALYASFKAQLPLPTRILIGINNGFQSYWWLILAVIVSVTFSTRTYVRTEAGRLWWDGVKIKLPVFGTIFLKTALSRFARVFGTLTRSGLSILQTLEIVSQTVGNTVISRVVDNIRDSARQGRGIVQPMQVSRIFPPVVIQMVSIGEQTGKMEEMLMKVSEYYDQEVEYSIRNLSTSLEPLLLAVIGGVVLFLALAIFMPWWNLINVFKGGGG; encoded by the coding sequence ATGCCGGTTTTCCAGTACCGCGCACGGGATAAATACGGCTCTTTGTCCACCGGCACGATCGAGACCTCCAGCCGGGACGCCGTGGCCACTCAGTTGGACCATCTCGGCTATCACCCCGTTTCGATTGAGGAGATGCGGAAAAAACTTGGGGTGGCCGATGTTTTGGACCGCTTCACGCGCGTTTCTCCCGAGGCCCTGATCATCTTTTCAAGACAGCTCGCCACGCTGATCTCGGCCGGCCTGCCTTTTATGTCCAGCTTCGATGCCCTGATTGAGCAGACCGAGAACAAACGGCTGAAGGATGTGATCGTGCAGGTTCGCAAGGATGTGGAAGGCGGCAGCTCCTTTTCGGACGCCCTCGCAAAACATCCGTCGGTGTTCAGCAACCTCTACGTGAGCATGATCCGCGCCGGCGAGACCGGGGGCGTGCTGGATGAGATTCTGCAACGTCTGGCGACCCTTGCGGAGCATGAGGCCACGACCCGCGCCCGGATCAAGGCCGCCACCCGTTATCCCAAGATCGTGATCGGAGCCTTGGTGATTGCGTTCATCATTTTATTGCAGTTTGTGATTCCTCGGTTTGCGGCCCTCTATGCCAGTTTTAAAGCCCAACTGCCGCTGCCGACCCGCATCCTCATCGGAATCAACAACGGGTTCCAGAGCTATTGGTGGCTTATCTTGGCGGTCATCGTCTCGGTCACTTTTTCGACGCGGACCTACGTCCGGACGGAAGCGGGCCGGCTTTGGTGGGACGGAGTGAAGATTAAACTGCCGGTTTTTGGAACCATCTTTCTGAAGACGGCCCTTTCCCGGTTCGCCCGCGTCTTCGGAACCTTGACCCGCAGCGGGCTTTCGATCCTGCAAACCCTCGAGATCGTTTCTCAGACGGTCGGGAATACCGTCATTTCCCGCGTGGTGGACAACATTCGGGACAGCGCACGGCAGGGCCGCGGCATCGTCCAGCCCATGCAGGTCAGCCGCATTTTTCCGCCGGTGGTGATCCAGATGGTCTCCATCGGCGAGCAGACCGGAAAGATGGAAGAGATGCTGATGAAGGTGTCGGAATATTACGATCAAGAGGTGGAGTATTCCATTCGAAACCTGTCCACCTCCCTGGAGCCGCTGTTGCTGGCGGTCATCGGCGGGGTCGTCCTGTTTCTGGCCCTGGCCATCTTCATGCCCTGGTGGAACCTGATCAATGTCTTCAAAGGCGGCGGTGGCTAA
- a CDS encoding ATP-binding protein, translated as MAKFVQPGDGLDHGLSSFLFKRHVQLSLFFFIPFFLILFSLAPTYISVYLISRAVLSAEASGRIAGMTEFHSAITGIIPVFLLSGLVALVVGLFISYALVQPMKRLQEAINRVTIGDFRTNLRLDLTEEFAYLGRDFNQMVSKLAMQEQLQRTERLAALGTLAAGVAHEIRNPLGAVKGLAQLLQESADSPSEQKYAETIVGEVNRLDRVVERLLRLARPASGLIEKVDLNRLVHDAVELCGYERNTKQITILQEYDPRISEILLDREAMLQAVLNVLRNAVQAIPNAGTVRVKTAVQAGPDPSRARRVSIKIANTDSTIPPDDYKRIFDPFYTTKEGGTGLGLAITHQVVTAQGGTIEVESGNGETVFAIELPVK; from the coding sequence GTGGCTAAATTCGTGCAGCCCGGTGACGGTCTTGATCATGGGCTGTCCTCCTTTCTCTTTAAACGCCACGTTCAACTCAGCCTCTTTTTTTTCATCCCCTTTTTCCTGATCTTATTTTCACTCGCGCCGACTTACATCTCGGTGTATCTGATCTCCAGGGCCGTCCTCTCCGCGGAAGCCTCCGGCCGAATCGCGGGAATGACCGAATTTCACAGCGCCATCACCGGCATCATACCCGTCTTTCTCCTCAGCGGGCTGGTGGCCTTGGTGGTCGGGTTGTTCATTTCGTACGCCCTGGTTCAGCCGATGAAACGGCTTCAGGAAGCGATCAACCGTGTCACGATCGGAGACTTCCGGACAAACCTCCGGTTGGATTTGACGGAGGAGTTCGCCTACCTCGGGCGGGACTTCAATCAGATGGTTTCCAAACTGGCGATGCAGGAACAACTCCAGCGAACGGAACGCCTGGCGGCACTGGGAACGCTTGCGGCCGGCGTGGCGCACGAGATCCGAAACCCCTTGGGGGCGGTTAAAGGATTGGCTCAACTTCTGCAAGAATCCGCCGATTCGCCGTCGGAGCAGAAGTATGCCGAGACGATCGTGGGGGAAGTGAACCGGCTGGACAGGGTGGTGGAGCGCCTCTTGCGGCTCGCCCGCCCGGCCAGCGGTCTGATCGAAAAAGTGGATCTGAACCGGTTGGTTCACGACGCCGTTGAGCTGTGCGGCTATGAAAGAAACACAAAACAGATTACCATCCTTCAGGAGTATGATCCGCGGATCTCCGAAATCCTGCTGGACCGGGAGGCGATGCTCCAGGCCGTTTTAAACGTGCTTCGGAATGCCGTGCAGGCGATTCCGAATGCGGGAACGGTTCGGGTGAAAACGGCGGTGCAAGCCGGTCCGGACCCTTCCAGGGCGCGCCGGGTGTCGATCAAGATCGCGAATACGGATTCGACGATTCCGCCCGACGACTACAAGCGGATCTTCGATCCGTTTTATACCACCAAGGAAGGCGGAACCGGTCTGGGCCTGGCCATTACGCACCAGGTCGTGACCGCGCAAGGCGGGACGATCGAGGTTGAAAGCGGCAACGGGGAGACGGTCTTCGCGATCGAGTTGCCGGTCAAATAA